Part of the Phormidium ambiguum IAM M-71 genome is shown below.
GGTGTCAATAATCTTTTGTGTACCAGTGTAGTATGGATGGTTCCCTGACCATACATCAACGTGGAGTTCTGGTTTGGTAGAACCAACAGTCATAACTACTTGACCGTTACAGTAAACTTTTGCTTCGGGATACCATGTGGGGTGAATGTCTGGTTTTGCCATTTTGCTGTTTCCTCAAGATCTTTTGTTCACAGGTTTTTGTTATGTGTCATTTGTCATTTGTCAGTTTTTTAAGCTAATGACGAATGACCAATGACCAATAACCATTTTAACGTTTGGAGTACTGAGGTGCTTTACGTGCTTTGTGTAAGCCGTATTTTTTCCGTTCTTTGGCTCTGGGATCGCGGGTGAGATACCCTTCTGTTTTTAAGGGTTTACGGTTTTCTGGGTCTAGTTGACACAGTGCTCTAGCTACACCTAAGCGAATTGCATCTGCTTGTCCTGCGACTCCGCCGCCTTCAGCTTTAACGATGACATCGTAATCGTTTTCCAGTCCCAAGGTTTCTAAGGGTGCTTTGGCTACGATCAAGAAAGCTGGGTTGAATTGGAGATATAAGTCTCCGGGTTTGCCGTTGATGGTCATTTGACCGCTACCGGGTACGAGGCGAACTCTGGCGATCGCAGATTTCCGCCGACCTGTTCCCCAATACATTACGCGATCGTTGTTGACGATCCGATCGCTTTGTTCTACTGCTTGCATTATCCTTCTCCTCCGGGAATAGTATTGATCTTAACTTCTTGAGGTTTTTGTGCTGCGTGGGGATGGTCGGGGCCGGGATAAACTTTTAATTTGGTGAATAAGCTTCTACCTAAAGAGTTTTTCGGCAACATTCCCTTGACAGCTTGTTCAATAATTCTTTCAGGAATCCGTTGTTGTAGTTGAGCAAAAGATTCGGTTTTCATTCCACCTGGTCTACCGGAGTGACGATGGTAGGTTTTCTGAGTCCGTTTTTTGCCTGTAACTTGAACTTTTTCGGCGTTAACTACAATTACAAAGCCACCTGTATCTAGATGTGGTGTATATTGTGGTAAATTTTTGCCTCTAAGAATTACGGCAATTTCACTGGCTAATCTTCCCAAACGCTGGTCAGCAGCATCGATCAGATACCACTGGCGATCGGCATTTTGTGGTGGTAAGTAGGTTTTGTTCATTTGTTTATAACCAAGATTGATCGTGATTAAAGGATTGGCGGATTCTCGGATTTCGGGATTAGAAACTATATCAATCATGAAATCCTTAAGTCTCTAAATCCTGATTAAAATTGTGATGTTGGCTGCCAGAATGTAAATTTAGGTTGGTTATCAAACCAAACTTCTGGGGGAAATGGAAATTCGGGATAGCCAACGCGCAGCAAACACAGTCCGTTAGCAGGTGCTGCGTATTTTACTTCGTTACGACGTTGGTTAACCCAAAGTTGGGTGAATTCGGCTGGCGATCGTTCACCTTTACCAACTTGTACCAATAATCCCACCAGTAACCGCACCATGCCATACAAAAATCCGTTTGCCTGAATTTCTATATGAATGAATGAGCCTTCACTATTCTTGCTGTTGCATCCGTTGGCGCGGACACATTGTACTTCTTGAACTTCTACCCAAGAGTGAGCGCGACCGGAATTCGATCGATGGAAAGCTGTCAAATCGTGCTTTCCAATCAAGGGATTGAGGGCGGCTTGCATTTGGGTTGCGTCTAGAGGCGCATAATAATAATGCCAAGCAAAGGGTCGTACAAACAAGTTTGGTTGGCGGTCTGTATATATGGTGTACCGATAACGTCGCCAACTAGCTGAAAAGCGAGCGTGCCATCTAGAATTTACCTCAGCTGAGGCCAGTACTAATATATCTTTAGGCAGTTGCGTATTGAGAACGGTTGCCCATTTTTCAGGAGGAATGGAACCTGTGGTTTCAAAATGAGCTACTTGAGCCGCAGCATGGACTCCTGCATCAGTTCTTCCTGCGCCGTAAAGGGTGACTGGTCGATGTTCGATCGCAGCTAGTACTTTTTCGATCTCTTCTTGTACCGTGCGTTGTCCGTTTTGTCTTTGCCAACCGTGAAAATGAGTGCCCAGGTATTGAATCACCAAGGCAACTCGCCGTGATGATTTTAGATTTTCGTTTGCCGATTCTGGATTGGTCATAGTAAATCTAAAATCTCAAATCGGCTCACACTAGCTCAATAATTGCCATTTCTGCGTTGTCGCCGCGACGGTTTATGGTTCGCAGGATGCGAGTATAACCACCTTTACGATTACCGTAACGTTCTCCGACTTGTTCAAATAAGGCGTGAACTAGTTGTTTGTCGTAAAGATAGCCCATTGCTTGACGACGAGCAGATAAGGAGCCATCTTTGGCTAAAGTGATGATTCGATCGGCTTCCGATCTCACAGCTTTAGCTCTAGTAACAGTAGTTTCAATCCGACCATGACGTAACAGTTGGGTTGTTAAAGCTCTTAACAGAGCTTTTCGCTGGTCAGCAGGCTTACTTAGTTGAGGGATACGACGACCGTGACGCATAACATTTCCTTGTCTATCTTGTAGAAAGTTTTGAGTTTTGAGTTGAATTAATAACCGAAAAACTCTATCCGGGCGGGTTTTCTGCTGTAAGTACAGGCTTATCTAGTAAACCCGCCCCTACAAACTTAAAACTATTGTTTAAGCGTTGGGTTTGGCAGATTTTTCTTTAGGTAAAGTGATGCCTAAGCGTTTTTGTAGGGCTTCGATCACTTCTTCGGCTGATTTTTGGCCAAAGTTTTTGATTTCCAGTAAGTCTTCCTGGGTGTAGTCCAGTAAGTCTGCGACTGAATTAATTTGTGCCCGTTTTAAACAGTTATAGGCACGAACTGAGAGATGTAATTCTTCGATCGGAATTTGGCTGGTTGGGTCTTGTTCATCCGATGGCTCAGGGCCGATCGCATGAGTGGTAATATCTGTGAGTGGTTGAAATAAGTCCACTAAAATATTTGCCGCTTGAGACAGTGCTTCTTGTGGACTAATGCTGCCATTAGTCCAAATTTCCATCAGTAAGCGGTCTTTTTCCTGGGAACCATCAGCACGAACTTCTTCGACACTATAGTTCACCTTGCGGACTGGCATAAATACTGCATCAATTTGGAGAAAATCCAAAGCCGCAGATTCATCATGCCCTCGTTCTACCGAACGATAACCTTTTCCGGTTTCCATCCGAAATTCGATTTCTAATTTAGCTCCTGGTGCCAGTGTTGCGACATATTGGCTGGGGTCTACTACCTCCACTTCTGAAGGTAAGTCAAACTGTGATGCAATCACTGTTCCGGGGCCTGTGGCCACTAAGCGGCCAATTTGTGGGCCAGCGATGTGACTTTTGAAGACTATTTCTTTCATGTTTAATAGAATCTCCAGCACATCTTCCTGGACTCCTGGAATTGTGGCAAATTCGTGATTCACTCCGGCAATCCGCACTGCGGTAACAGCTGTTCCTGGTAAATTGGACAGTAGTACTCGCCTTAATGCGTTGCCAACAGTGGTTCCTTGACCTCTTTCCAGTGGCTCTAGGACAAATTTGCTGTATTGACCCCGATTTTTCTCAATGTTAGACTCGACACATTCAATGTGAAACTGCGCCACTTCGTCTCCCCCGTTCTTCCTAGATCCTTTAGAAGGCTGCTATTGCTACCTTCCTAAAATGTTTTTGCGTTGAATGTCCAGATGCTTAGCCCCAAAACTCACACTTGTTGATGGTGAGAACACCCGCATTCCCCTGCACGCAGGCTTGGAAAAGAGTCCGATGACTTGAACGCAGGCGAGAGGTAATCTAAAAACGTCTTTTTTTCGTGTTTCTATACGCGACGACGCTTGGGTGGACGGCAGCCGTTGTGGGGAATGGGAGTAATGTCTCGAATCAGGGTAATTTCTAAGCCAGCACCTTGAAGTGCTCTAATTGCTGTTTCCCGACCTGCACCGGGACCACTAACCATGACTTCAATTTGCCGCATTCCTTGATCGATCGCTCGCCGTGCCGCGCCTTCGGCGGCTGTTTGTGCTGCAAAGGGAGTACCTTTTTTCGCCCCTTTAAACCCACTGGAACCTGCTGAGGCCCAGGAGATCACATCACCATTTTGATCGCTGATTGTGACGATCGTATTGTTAAAAGTTGACTGAATGTAAGCTATACCATTCGGCACGTTGCGCTTTTGCTTTTTCGTACCCGGTTTTCTTGTTGTTTGTCGCGCCATATCGCTCTATCGCTGGGTTTTAACTTAACTTGTTGGTGTAATATTCTGGGATTATTTACAGGGTTATTACCCCAATTCTTACTTCTTAGCTGGTGCTTTCTTCTTACCAGCTACAGTTAAACGTCTACCGCGACGGGTACGAGCGTTAGTACGGGTTCTTTGTCCCCGAACTGGTAAGCCGCTGCGATGACGACGACCGCGATAGCTAGCAATGTCAATCAGGCGCTTGATATTCATTGCTTCCCAGCGCCTGAGATCTCCTTCTACTTGATAGTTACTTTCTACTGTGGCT
Proteins encoded:
- the rpmE gene encoding 50S ribosomal protein L31; this encodes MAKPDIHPTWYPEAKVYCNGQVVMTVGSTKPELHVDVWSGNHPYYTGTQKIIDTEGRVERFLRKYGMLEGDQGQAETGGKKKK
- the rpsI gene encoding 30S ribosomal protein S9 — protein: MQAVEQSDRIVNNDRVMYWGTGRRKSAIARVRLVPGSGQMTINGKPGDLYLQFNPAFLIVAKAPLETLGLENDYDVIVKAEGGGVAGQADAIRLGVARALCQLDPENRKPLKTEGYLTRDPRAKERKKYGLHKARKAPQYSKR
- the rplM gene encoding 50S ribosomal protein L13; amino-acid sequence: MNKTYLPPQNADRQWYLIDAADQRLGRLASEIAVILRGKNLPQYTPHLDTGGFVIVVNAEKVQVTGKKRTQKTYHRHSGRPGGMKTESFAQLQQRIPERIIEQAVKGMLPKNSLGRSLFTKLKVYPGPDHPHAAQKPQEVKINTIPGGEG
- the truA gene encoding tRNA pseudouridine(38-40) synthase TruA; this encodes MTNPESANENLKSSRRVALVIQYLGTHFHGWQRQNGQRTVQEEIEKVLAAIEHRPVTLYGAGRTDAGVHAAAQVAHFETTGSIPPEKWATVLNTQLPKDILVLASAEVNSRWHARFSASWRRYRYTIYTDRQPNLFVRPFAWHYYYAPLDATQMQAALNPLIGKHDLTAFHRSNSGRAHSWVEVQEVQCVRANGCNSKNSEGSFIHIEIQANGFLYGMVRLLVGLLVQVGKGERSPAEFTQLWVNQRRNEVKYAAPANGLCLLRVGYPEFPFPPEVWFDNQPKFTFWQPTSQF
- the rplQ gene encoding 50S ribosomal protein L17; the encoded protein is MRHGRRIPQLSKPADQRKALLRALTTQLLRHGRIETTVTRAKAVRSEADRIITLAKDGSLSARRQAMGYLYDKQLVHALFEQVGERYGNRKGGYTRILRTINRRGDNAEMAIIELV
- a CDS encoding DNA-directed RNA polymerase subunit alpha; this translates as MAQFHIECVESNIEKNRGQYSKFVLEPLERGQGTTVGNALRRVLLSNLPGTAVTAVRIAGVNHEFATIPGVQEDVLEILLNMKEIVFKSHIAGPQIGRLVATGPGTVIASQFDLPSEVEVVDPSQYVATLAPGAKLEIEFRMETGKGYRSVERGHDESAALDFLQIDAVFMPVRKVNYSVEEVRADGSQEKDRLLMEIWTNGSISPQEALSQAANILVDLFQPLTDITTHAIGPEPSDEQDPTSQIPIEELHLSVRAYNCLKRAQINSVADLLDYTQEDLLEIKNFGQKSAEEVIEALQKRLGITLPKEKSAKPNA
- the rpsK gene encoding 30S ribosomal protein S11, whose amino-acid sequence is MARQTTRKPGTKKQKRNVPNGIAYIQSTFNNTIVTISDQNGDVISWASAGSSGFKGAKKGTPFAAQTAAEGAARRAIDQGMRQIEVMVSGPGAGRETAIRALQGAGLEITLIRDITPIPHNGCRPPKRRRV
- the rpsM gene encoding 30S ribosomal protein S13, with translation MARIAGVDLPRDKRVEIGLTYIYGIGLTRSKEILAETKINPDTRVKDLSDAEVAALRATVESNYQVEGDLRRWEAMNIKRLIDIASYRGRRHRSGLPVRGQRTRTNARTRRGRRLTVAGKKKAPAKK